The genomic interval TCCAGGCTTCGAAGGATTGGATCGTCGCCATAAGTTAATAGCTGGGCATAGACGGATCGATTTCTTTTGCCCAACGCAGAATGCCACCGTTGAGATTCCACACGTCAGGGAATCCGAGTGCACGGAGTTGCTCGACAGCCTGAGCACTCCGTCGCCCGGATTTGCAGTGAACGATGATGGTCTCTGTGCGGGGTAAATCGGTGTGTTGCTGGGCGAGGTTTCCCAAGGGAATCAAAACACCACCGAGGTTGCAGATCGCGAATTCATCGGGCTCTCGAACATCCAAAATCATCATCCGATCGCCGGAATCGATTCTTTGTTTCAGCTCGGCGGGTTGAATATCGAAATCACTTTGAGGTGAGTTCGGACTGGCAACACCACAGAACTGCTCATAGTCGACAGGCTCTGTGATTGTCGGCGAGTCACCGCAAACCGGACAAGCAGAATCACGTTTGACGGTCAGCTGCCGAAACGACATTTCCAACGCATCGAACAGCAGCAGTCGACCTGAAAGTGAATCGCCGATTTCGAGCAACAGTTTGATCGCTTCGGTGGCCTGGATCGTGCCCACGATTCCTGGCAACACTCCTAAGACGCCGCCTTCGGCGCAATTGGGGATCATCCCGACCGGCGGCGGTTTGGGATACAAGCAACGATAGCAAGGTCCGTCTTGCCAACTGAACACGGACGCTTGGCCTTCGAAGCCAAAGATGCTGCCGTAGCAATTCGGTTTGCCCAGCAGCACGCACACGTCGTTGACCAAATAGCGTGTCGCAAAGTTGTCGGTGCCGTCGATCACAACGTCGTAGTCTGCGGCGATATCAAGGGCATTGGTACTGGACAACGCGGTTTCGTAACGCTCGACGGTGATCAGCGGATTGACTTGTGCGAGTGACTCAGCCGCCGAGTCCACTTTGCTGCGTCCGACGTCTGATGTGCCGTGGATGATTTGCCGTTGCAAATTGGTTTCGTCGACGCGATCAAAATCAACCAACCCGATACGTCCCACTCCTGCGGCAGCGAGATACAAGGCCACTGGCGACCCCAATCCTCCCGTGCCCACCACCAGCACGGAGCTTGCTTTGAGCCGTTGTTGTCCAGCGACTCCGATCTCGCGCAGCGAAAGATGCCTGGCGTAGCGAGAGAGTTCCTGTGGCGTCAATGGTTCGGAGTCTCGCATGATTCAGCCGCCTGCGATCGCGGGAACCAACAGGATTTCATCGGAATCATTCAACACGGTTTGTGTTTGCTGCAAGTCTCGAATGTTCTCGTTGTTGACAAAGACATTGACGAAAGATGCTAATTGATTTGAATCATCCAGCAACTTGTCGCTCAGGTCGGGGTACTGTTGGATCAAGCTTCGTATCGCCTCATCGATGGTGTCACCGTTCACCGTGACCGTTTTCAGTCCGGCGGTGTGTTTTCGTAGCGCGGTGGGGATCAGAACTTTCATGATTCGGTAGTTGGGAGGGAATCAGCGAGGTGTCCGCAAACGGTGCAATTGGATTCTCGTTTGACACGCAGCATGTGAAAACTCATGTCTCTCAAATCCATTTTAAGCAAACGATTGGCCATGGGTTCTCCGATACCAGAGATCAGCTTGATCGTTTCGACGGCAGCCATGCAAGCGACCGTTCCCGAGACAGCACCGAACACGGGGAACTCTCTTGTCCAAGTCGGCGGTTCGACGGGAAAGTAGCATTTCAAGCAGCCAGTTTGGCCGGGAATGATCGTCGTCAGATGAGCTTCCATTTCGTACATCGCGCATTCCACCATCGACTTGCCCTGCCGGACGGCTTGCTCATTCATAGCGTATCGCTCAGGAAACAGCGGAGCGCAGTCGACAACTACGTCGCACTGCCGGACCAGGTCCGCGGCATTGGATGGGTCAACGTTTTGAGCAACATCGATGATTTCAAGTCTCGGATTGAGTTCCAGCAGGCGTCGTCGAATTGATTCGATGCGAGGCTTGCCGATCCAGTCGTGGGTCATGAGCAACTGGCGATTGAGGTCGCTCGGTTTGACGTTTCCCGCATGGGCGAGCACAAGTTTTCCGATGCCGGCCGCTGCCAGTTCATAGGCGACGACGCTGCCAACGCCGCCCACACGCGAGATCATGACTGATGCAGCTTTTAGTTTTTCTTGGCCGATTTCGCCGAAATCCGGAACCCACATCTGCCATTGGTAGACGGCACGTTCCTCATCGGTGAGTGGTTTTTGGGCTTTCATACCATTGCTTGTAAAGTTGATCCAAGAGGTGATTGATTTGCCAGCGACGGAAGCCATCGTTCACTGTATCTTTGCACACCAGCGGTAAACGAGTGTTTTCGTTGAGATTAAGAGTTCGAATGGTCGGAAAATCCGTTATTCTAGTGTAAAGGCGAAGTCCAAAAACATTGATTTTGGAGATCGTCACGATGGCACGTGACAATGAGCGAAGTGAATCGTCGCGGAATACGGGTGATACAACCTGTGTTGTGACTGGGTCTCTAACTGG from Stieleria varia carries:
- a CDS encoding HesA/MoeB/ThiF family protein translates to MKAQKPLTDEERAVYQWQMWVPDFGEIGQEKLKAASVMISRVGGVGSVVAYELAAAGIGKLVLAHAGNVKPSDLNRQLLMTHDWIGKPRIESIRRRLLELNPRLEIIDVAQNVDPSNAADLVRQCDVVVDCAPLFPERYAMNEQAVRQGKSMVECAMYEMEAHLTTIIPGQTGCLKCYFPVEPPTWTREFPVFGAVSGTVACMAAVETIKLISGIGEPMANRLLKMDLRDMSFHMLRVKRESNCTVCGHLADSLPTTES
- the moeB gene encoding molybdopterin-synthase adenylyltransferase MoeB; this encodes MRDSEPLTPQELSRYARHLSLREIGVAGQQRLKASSVLVVGTGGLGSPVALYLAAAGVGRIGLVDFDRVDETNLQRQIIHGTSDVGRSKVDSAAESLAQVNPLITVERYETALSSTNALDIAADYDVVIDGTDNFATRYLVNDVCVLLGKPNCYGSIFGFEGQASVFSWQDGPCYRCLYPKPPPVGMIPNCAEGGVLGVLPGIVGTIQATEAIKLLLEIGDSLSGRLLLFDALEMSFRQLTVKRDSACPVCGDSPTITEPVDYEQFCGVASPNSPQSDFDIQPAELKQRIDSGDRMMILDVREPDEFAICNLGGVLIPLGNLAQQHTDLPRTETIIVHCKSGRRSAQAVEQLRALGFPDVWNLNGGILRWAKEIDPSMPSY
- a CDS encoding ubiquitin-like small modifier protein 1, whose translation is MKVLIPTALRKHTAGLKTVTVNGDTIDEAIRSLIQQYPDLSDKLLDDSNQLASFVNVFVNNENIRDLQQTQTVLNDSDEILLVPAIAGG